One region of Armigeres subalbatus isolate Guangzhou_Male chromosome 3, GZ_Asu_2, whole genome shotgun sequence genomic DNA includes:
- the LOC134226480 gene encoding ejaculatory bulb-specific protein 3-like — protein MKIFILFALAVMATAQDSYPTKYDNIDVDEILNSDRLFKNYFNCLMDAGPCTPEGNELKKYLPDAIATGCTKCNDKQRELTTKVAKFLIEQRPDEWTTLRGKYDPENTFADKYRDEAAKLGINL, from the coding sequence ATGAAGATCTTCATCTTGTTCGCTTTGGCTGTGATGGCCACTGCCCAGGACAGCTATCCCACCAAGTACGACAATATCGACGTGGATGAAATTCTCAACTCGGATCGCCTCTTCAAGAACTACTTCAACTGTCTGATGGATGCCGGCCCATGCACCCCCGAAGGTAACGAACTGAAGAAATATCTGCCGGATGCCATCGCGACCGGGTGTACCAAATGCAACGACAAGCAACGTGAGCTGACCACCAAGGTGGCAAAGTTTCTGATCGAGCAGCGTCCCGATGAGTGGACCACTTTGCGAGGAAAATACGATCCCGAGAACACCTTTGCCGATAAATATCGGGACGAGGCGGCTAAGCTTGGAATCAATTTGTAA